In Paracoccus aminophilus JCM 7686, a single window of DNA contains:
- a CDS encoding HPP family protein, whose protein sequence is MSQPHHRFSLRQLGPVMGHAPGREMVRASFGAFAAVLVVGLFLRVTGLGSPHGLHLIAPFGASSFLLFAVPNSPLAQPWSAIVGNGVAAIAGVAAALWIPNYELSLAAALGGAILLMHLTRALHPPGGAVALTAALSPEMIRDTGFDFVLSPVMLGTAMLVALAALYASLTGRRYPFRQTEPAHEPEPEEEPQRDPLGLTREELGHLLSDFRQSANIGVEDLARLIAAAEDRAAAMRLGTLTCGDIMTRNPATVDVQTTLPQVAELFAKLAFTALPVTDGDRNFRGMIFQIDLIRRGVEDNQADRRRMQSAVRSLFGLSRGVAAQDLMRSEGPRLAPDTPAFALLPILAEGVREAVPILESGRIIGIVTRTDLLARLEEELALRAASGR, encoded by the coding sequence ATGAGCCAGCCGCATCACCGTTTCTCGCTGCGTCAACTTGGTCCGGTCATGGGCCATGCGCCGGGCCGGGAAATGGTGCGGGCCTCGTTCGGGGCCTTTGCGGCGGTGCTGGTGGTCGGGCTGTTTTTGCGCGTCACCGGGCTTGGCTCGCCCCATGGGCTGCATCTGATCGCGCCGTTCGGGGCGAGCTCGTTTCTGCTGTTCGCGGTGCCGAACAGCCCGCTCGCCCAGCCGTGGTCGGCGATTGTGGGCAATGGCGTCGCGGCGATTGCGGGCGTCGCGGCGGCGCTCTGGATCCCGAATTACGAGCTCAGCCTTGCCGCCGCCTTGGGCGGGGCGATCTTGCTGATGCATCTGACGCGCGCGCTCCATCCACCTGGCGGCGCGGTCGCGCTGACCGCCGCGCTCAGCCCCGAGATGATCCGCGACACCGGCTTTGATTTCGTCCTGAGCCCGGTCATGCTCGGCACCGCCATGCTGGTCGCGCTGGCCGCGCTTTATGCCAGCCTGACGGGGCGGCGCTATCCTTTCCGCCAGACCGAGCCCGCGCATGAGCCGGAACCTGAAGAGGAGCCGCAGCGCGATCCTCTGGGCCTCACCCGCGAGGAACTTGGTCACCTGCTGTCGGATTTCCGCCAAAGCGCCAATATCGGGGTCGAGGACCTCGCCCGGCTGATCGCGGCGGCTGAAGACCGTGCGGCGGCGATGCGGCTTGGCACGCTGACCTGCGGCGATATCATGACGCGAAACCCCGCGACGGTCGATGTCCAGACCACGCTGCCGCAGGTCGCCGAGCTCTTCGCCAAGCTCGCCTTTACCGCGCTGCCGGTCACGGATGGCGATCGCAATTTTCGCGGGATGATCTTTCAGATCGACCTGATCCGCCGCGGGGTCGAGGACAATCAGGCCGACCGGCGCCGGATGCAAAGCGCGGTGCGCTCGCTTTTCGGCCTGTCGCGCGGCGTGGCTGCGCAAGATCTGATGCGCAGCGAAGGGCCCCGGCTCGCCCCGGACACGCCCGCTTTCGCCTTGCTGCCGATCCTTGCCGAAGGCGTGCGCGAGGCGGTGCCGATCCTCGAAAGTGGCCGGATCATCGGCATCGTCACCCGCACCGATTTGCTGGCGCGACTTGAGGAAGAGCTTGCACTGCGTGCAGCTTCGGGCCGTTGA